ATCACCACCACTATCATCAACTCAATCAAGGTAAATCCTTTGGGGCCGGATTTTTTGATTTTCTCCTGCAGTGCATTCAATTCCTGTAGAATTTCCTGTTCGGTCTTCTTTTCCTTTTTCAGCTTTGCCGCTATAGACTCTACTTCGCCCAGCATGGCATCTATCCGGCCTCTCTCTTCATCCACCTGCAATTTCACCTTTTCCACCATCCCGTTGAACCGCGCGGCCAGGTGATGGCATTCGTCCCCCTTGCGGAATTTCATGGGATGCTTGGGCCAGTTGCCTTCGCAGATGTTTCGCATGCCCTGATCCAACCGGACCAACGGACCGGCGATCTTGTGGGAGATATACAGTCCCAGCCACATTATCCCGGCCAGGGTCAGAGGGATCACAATGAAAAGTATCTTATGGATATCATCAAACACTTGAATGATGGAAACCCTGCCGCTGGCATATTCGGGAGAAGTAATTTTGTGCCAAATCGTTAAATAAATCGACCCGCTTACTAAAACTATTCCCGAAACCACCAGAATCAGGACCCTGGCCACTATTTTATACTGTAAGTCCTTGTAGGGCAGGATATTAGACCTTCGATTAGAGCCCATTAGAACCTCCCTATTGCATTTTCAGCATATCTCATAATATTATTGCAAGTTTTGTGCCTGGCAAGCAAATACAATACGCCACTAAGGCACCAAGGCAAAATAACTATTCACAATTCACAATTTACGATTCACGATTTGGCTTGGTATCTTAGTGTTTTCGTGACCCTTCGGCACCGCTCAGGGTAAACCCCTTCGGCACGGCTCAGGGCAAGCTTTTTGTGGCTGAATAGTTAACGGAAAGCCTTGAACAAAAACCTCATCGCCTGCCAAAGGGTAGCAAACCCGTATTTTAAACTGCGGGCAAAGTTGATGCTGGAAGCCTCCTTGAAATACCTTACCGGAACCGAGATCTCCCCGATGCTGTATCCTTTTTGTACTGCGGCAAAAAGCATCTGGGCGTCAAAAACGAAATCATCGGAAAACTTGTTAAAATCTAGGTTCTCCAGCGCCTCCCGCCGGTAGGCCCGCATCCCGGTGTGCCACTCGGAAAGATTCTGGCCACTGACTAAATTCTGAAAAAAAGTCAGGGCCCGGTTGGAAACATACTTGTAAAGCGGCATGCCCCCGGCCAGGGCCTCGCGCCGGGAGCGGATCCTGGTGCCCAGCATCACGTCAAAATATCCGGCCGAGATCAGTTCCACGAAATATTTAATGATCTTGGGGTCATACTGATAATCCGGATGCAGCATCACTATTATGGAAGCGCCTGCTTCCAATGCCAGCTTATAGCAGGTTTTCTGGTTTCCTCCGTAGCCGGTGTTTTTGGAATGCCGGTGGACCGTCAACCCCAGTTTTTGGGCCAGCTGCACTGTGCCGTCGCTGCTGAAATCGTCCACTAAGATCATCTGATCCACAATGCCCTTGGGGACTTCGGCAACCGTCCGCTCCAACGTCTTTTCGGCGAAATAGGCGGGAAACACCACCACCACCTTGTTTTTTATGTCAGCCATTCTTACAATTTACAATTTGGGAATTTACAATTTGCATTTTGCAATTTACGGGCAGGCCGGGAAAATTTGATTCAGTCATTCAGTCCGATGATATCGGCCCGGCGTCCGCAGTTTTGGCAAGCCCCGGCCTTTATGCCTTCCAAGTTTATCCGGTAGCCTGCCCTTTTTATTAGGATATGACCGCAGCCGGGGCAGCAGGTATCCTCGGTTCCCTCTATCTGAATATTGCCGACATACACATATTTAAGCCGGGACTTGGCCAGGTCATAAAATTTTTTCAGGGTCTTCTCCGGAGTGGGCGGGGTTTCCAGATGATACCGGGGAAAGTACCGGGAAAGATGCAGGGGCATCAGCGGATCCAGTTTACAGACCCAGTCTATCAGGGCCTCCATATCCTTGGGCGAATCATTAAGCCCGGGAATCACCAGGTTGGTGAGTTCTACGTGACAGGAGCGGCGCGCGAGTTCTATTGTTTGGAGAACCGTCTTCAGGTCGCCCCGGCAAACCTTGCGGTAAAAGCCTTCATCCATCGACTTCAGGTCGACGTTCATGGCGTCGATCTGAGGCAGCAGCTCTTTAAGCGGCTCTGGGCTGATGGTGCCGTTGGTAACCAGCGCGGTCTTAAGCCCGGCCTGCCGGGCCAGGGGGCAGACGTCCATCAGATACTCGAACCAGATCAAGGGCTCAGTATAGGTAAAAGCGATTCCCACCGATCCTTCTTTTACCGCCAGTTCCACTAATTGATGCGGCTCCACCGCTTCGGTCGGCGTTTCCTGCTGGGATATCTCCCAGTTCTGGCAAAAACTGCAGGCCAGGTTGCAGCCGTTGGGCCCGGTGGAAAGAATCTTCCGGTCGGGATAAAAATGATACAGCGGTTTCTTTTCTACCGGGTCCAGCGACAGCGACACCGCCCGGCCGTAGCTTTGCGCCTCCAGCCTCCCGCCGGTATTTTGTCTGACCCGGCACAGCCCGGCCTTTCCCGGATCTATCCGGCATCGATGCGGGCACAGCAGGCATTGGACCGTGCCGTTCTCCAGCTTTTGGTAATGCCGGGCTTCCACCGTCATTTTTCCTTTTTGAGTTTCAGAAGCTTTTCCCACCGGAGATCCGTCTGCTTCTGGGTACAGCCACACGGCCTGGCCCCCAGAGGTTTGCCGCACTGGGCGCAGAGTCCCCGGCAGTCTTCCCGGCACAGCGGTTTTACCGGCAAAGAAAGCAGCAGGGTTTCCCGCAGCTGGGGCCAGAGGTCAATCTCCTGGCCCTGGTAAAAAACCATGTCCAGCTCGTCGGGCTTCAGCTCCAGTTCTTTGATCCCTTTAATATCTTCCCGGGTCTGGGGCCGGTAGAACAGATCTATCTCCGCCTGGCCTTTGGCCTCAAAACTCTTCAGACACAGGCTGCAGTACTGCCGGACCGAATATTCCAGCAAACCGGAAACTCTTAAGGTAACGCCGCTTTTGGCCACGGTCAGCCGGCCTTTGACCGGCGAAAAATCCAACAGGTCCGAAGCCGGCTCCGTCATATTGACGTCGAACTGGTGCCGCCCGTCCTCCAACTGGCGAAGTTTGATTTTCATAGAACCGCCTTAACTAAACTGCAGAATGCAGAACATCAAATGCAGAATATTGGGTTGGGCATCCTGGCGTCCTGGCATAAGGCAAGAAAGCCGTCTTTACGGGCACCGGGGGGTTCACGAATCTCATTGCCAAAT
Above is a genomic segment from candidate division TA06 bacterium containing:
- a CDS encoding prepilin-type N-terminal cleavage/methylation domain-containing protein, giving the protein MGSNRRSNILPYKDLQYKIVARVLILVVSGIVLVSGSIYLTIWHKITSPEYASGRVSIIQVFDDIHKILFIVIPLTLAGIMWLGLYISHKIAGPLVRLDQGMRNICEGNWPKHPMKFRKGDECHHLAARFNGMVEKVKLQVDEERGRIDAMLGEVESIAAKLKKEKKTEQEILQELNALQEKIKKSGPKGFTLIELMIVVV
- a CDS encoding glycosyltransferase family 2 protein → MADIKNKVVVVFPAYFAEKTLERTVAEVPKGIVDQMILVDDFSSDGTVQLAQKLGLTVHRHSKNTGYGGNQKTCYKLALEAGASIIVMLHPDYQYDPKIIKYFVELISAGYFDVMLGTRIRSRREALAGGMPLYKYVSNRALTFFQNLVSGQNLSEWHTGMRAYRREALENLDFNKFSDDFVFDAQMLFAAVQKGYSIGEISVPVRYFKEASSINFARSLKYGFATLWQAMRFLFKAFR
- the amrS gene encoding AmmeMemoRadiSam system radical SAM enzyme, whose product is MTVEARHYQKLENGTVQCLLCPHRCRIDPGKAGLCRVRQNTGGRLEAQSYGRAVSLSLDPVEKKPLYHFYPDRKILSTGPNGCNLACSFCQNWEISQQETPTEAVEPHQLVELAVKEGSVGIAFTYTEPLIWFEYLMDVCPLARQAGLKTALVTNGTISPEPLKELLPQIDAMNVDLKSMDEGFYRKVCRGDLKTVLQTIELARRSCHVELTNLVIPGLNDSPKDMEALIDWVCKLDPLMPLHLSRYFPRYHLETPPTPEKTLKKFYDLAKSRLKYVYVGNIQIEGTEDTCCPGCGHILIKRAGYRINLEGIKAGACQNCGRRADIIGLND
- a CDS encoding DUF177 domain-containing protein, which produces MKIKLRQLEDGRHQFDVNMTEPASDLLDFSPVKGRLTVAKSGVTLRVSGLLEYSVRQYCSLCLKSFEAKGQAEIDLFYRPQTREDIKGIKELELKPDELDMVFYQGQEIDLWPQLRETLLLSLPVKPLCREDCRGLCAQCGKPLGARPCGCTQKQTDLRWEKLLKLKKEK